From a region of the Castor canadensis chromosome 7, mCasCan1.hap1v2, whole genome shotgun sequence genome:
- the Id3 gene encoding DNA-binding protein inhibitor ID-3, translating into MKALSPVRGCYEAVCCLSERSLAIARGRGKSPAAEEPLSLLDDMNHCYSRLRELVPGVPRGTQLSQVEILQRVIDYILDLQVVLAEPAPGPPDGPHLPIQTAELAPELVISSDKRSFCH; encoded by the exons ATGAAGGCGCTGAGCCCAGTGCGTGGATGCTACGAGGCGGTGTGCTGTTTGTCGGAACGTAGTCTGGCCATCGCGCGGGGCCGCGGCAAGAGCCCAGCAGCCGAGGAGCCGCTGAGCCTTCTGGACGACATGAACCACTGCTACTCGCGCCTGAGGGAGCTGGTGCCCGGAGTCCCGCGGGGCACTCAGCTTAGCCAGGTGGAAATCCTGCAGCGCGTCATCGACTACATCCTCGACCTGCAGGTGGTCCTGGCGGAACCTGCCCCTGGACCCCCAGACGGACCGCATCTCCCCATTCAG ACCGCTGAGCTTGCTCCGGAGCTTGTGATTTCCAGCGACAAGAGGAGCTTCTGCCACTGA